The Salvia miltiorrhiza cultivar Shanhuang (shh) chromosome 1, IMPLAD_Smil_shh, whole genome shotgun sequence genome has a window encoding:
- the LOC131005889 gene encoding 7-deoxyloganetic acid glucosyl transferase-like isoform X4, which yields MSSKLEEELPPHVVIFPFPAQGHMNCMLNLAHLFCLTDFHVTFIVSEFSHRLLLSNTSVPATFAAYPGFQFRSIPDGLPDHHPRSGAKVADVVPAVTSHMVPLFKKMMAEEGFLASPHRRPATCFVADGFFTFAVDFAEENGIPLIYFRTPSASYFWAYFHVDDLIQAQEIPINAEKSMDLLVKGIPGMEGFLRRRDLPGFFRTYDLNEPLLQSLAVATKQIVRAQAVIFNTFDDLEGPIVSLMLEKLPRIYTIGPIHEQQKSKLMEKKSEASAVAANFWAEDRSCIDWLSAQPRRSVIYVSFGSTTVVTREQLMEFWHGLVNSSQRFLWVMRPDSVAGKDGDGRVPAELAEGTKEKGYFVKWAPQEEVLNHPAVGGFLTHSGWNSTLESIVAGVPMICWPYFGDQTINSRFVSEVWKTGVDIKDTCDRLIIEEAIREVMVVRKDEFLERADGMAKMAKKAVERGGSSYRNLDALIEFIKSFIT from the exons ATGAGTTCCAAATTAGAAGAGGAGCTGCCGCCGCACGTGGTGATTTTCCCATTTCCGGCGCAGGGCCACATGAATTGCATGCTCAATCTCGCTCATCTCTTCTGCTTAACCGACTTCCACGTCACCTTCATCGTGTCGGAATTCAGCCACCGCCTCCTCCTCAGCAACACCTCCGTCCCCGCCACCTTCGCCGCCTATCCCGGCTTCCAGTTCCGGAGCATCCCCGACGGCCTCCCCGACCACCACCCCCGCTCCGGTGCAAAAGTAGCCGATGTCGTTCCCGCCGTCACGAGCCACATGGTCCCACTTTTCAAGAAAATGATGGCTGAGGAAGGCTTCCTCGCTTCCCCCCACCGTAGGCCGGCCACGTGCTTCGTCGCCGACGGCTTTTTCACTTTCGCCGTCGACTTCGCGGAGGAGAACGGCATTCCCTTGATCTATTTCCGAACTCCTAGCGCCTCCTACTTCTGGGCTTATTTTCATGTTGATGATCTCATTCAAGCTCAAGAAATTCCCATCAATG CAGAGAAATCGATGGATTTATTAGTAAAAGGCATACCAGGAATGGAAGGATTCCTCCGCCGCCGCGACCTGCCGGGCTTCTTCCGCACCTACGACTTAAACGAGCCGCTTCTTCAGAGCTTAGCAGTGGCGACGAAGCAAATCGTACGAGCACAAGCAGTAATATTCAACACTTTCGATGATTTGGAGGGGCCGATCGTATCACTCATGCTCGAGAAATTGCCAAGAATCTACACCATCGGTCCAATCCACGAGCAGCAGAAATCAAAGCTGATGGAAAAGAAATCCGAGGCCTCGGCCGTCGCAGCCAATTTCTGGGCGGAGGATCGGAGCTGCATAGATTGGCTCAGCGCTCAGCCTCGGAGATCGGTGATCTATGTGAGCTTCGGGAGCACGACGGTCGTGACGAGAGAGCAATTGATGGAGTTCTGGCATGGTTTGGTGAATAGCTCGCAGAGATTCTTGTGGGTGATGCGGCCGGACTCCGTCGCCGGAAAAGACGGAGACGGCCGAGTTCCGGCGGAGCTGGCGGAGGGTACTAAAGAAAAGGGTTACTTTGTGAAGTGGGCCCCGCAGGAGGAGGTGCTCAACCATCCCGCGGTGGGAGGGTTCCTAACGCACAGTGGATGGAACTCGACTCTCGAGAGCATTGTTGCCGGCGTGCCGATGATCTGCTGGCCTTATTTTGGCGACCAAACTATTAATAGTAGGTTCGTGAGTGAGGTCTGGAAGACGGGCGTTGATATTAAAGATACGTGCGATAGATTGATTATTGAGGAGGCGATTAGAGAGGTTATGGTGGTGAGGAAGGATGAATTCTTGGAAAGGGCAGATGGTATGGCAAAAATGGCTAAGAAGGCTGTGGAAAGAGGAGGTTCGTCCTATAGGAATTTGGATGCTCTAATTGAGTTTATCAAGTCATTCATAacttga
- the LOC131005967 gene encoding 17.9 kDa class II heat shock protein-like, whose amino-acid sequence MMKSRTCRCFPEASVFVLFFFYPLTCRCFPEASVHVGMIQVGLKPTKLGSNTSAIICLRDKRIPKYLDSICGRVESSLCDGPIYFSYYPNHCVHLSDSCKSFTIDVKIKGSEVGISATLMYMFHYRVVKRPYLMNFYPVDERGQTTLHLTDIAQSNRVVLKTITWDPARKGEGSTVEDEEAGGADVDWKETAEGHVVKVDVPGFKKEEVRVAVEEGGIVQISGERSNEEEGDKLHCKERGKGKFLRRLRLPENANLEGLEARLENGLLTVTVPKKKKKKKPEVKIVDISG is encoded by the coding sequence ATGATGAAGTCTAGAACTTGCCGGTGCTTTCCAGAGGCCTCTGTTTTCGTCCTCTTCTTTTTTTACCCCCTAACTTGCCGGTGCTTTCCAGAGGCCTCTGTTCATGTTGGAATGATTCAGGTGGGTTTGAAACCTACTAAACTAGGTTCAAACACCTCTGCAATAATATGTCTTCGCGACAAGAGAATTCCAAAATATCTCGACTCTATATGTGGAAGGGTTGAATCAAGTTTATGCGATGGTCCCATTTATTTCTCCTACTACCCTAACCACTGTGTTCATCTGTCTGACTCGTGCAAATCTTTCACCATTGATGTTAAAATCAAAGGATCTGAGGTGGGTATAAGCGCAACGCTTATGTATATGTTCCACTACAGAGTGGTGAAAAGGCCATATCTAATGAATTTTTATCCCGTTGATGAGAGGGGTCAAACCACTTTGCACCTTACTGATATTGCTCAAAGCAATCGCGTGGTGTTGAAAACGATAACTTGGGACCCAGCCAGAAAAGGCGAGGGATCGACGGTTGAAGACGAGGAGGCGGGCGGCGCCGACGTGGACTGGAAGGAGACGGCGGAGGGGCATGTGGTGAAGGTGGATGTTCCCGGTTtcaagaaagaggaagttaggGTTGCGGTTGAAGAGGGTGGAATTGTACAGATCAGTGGAGAGAGAAGCAATGAGGAGGAGGGTGACAAGTTGCACTGCAAGGAGAGGGGCAAGGGCAAGTTCCTCCGCCGCTTGAGGCTGCCGGAGAATGCCAATTTGGAAGGATTGGAGGCGAGATTGGAGAATGGGTTGCTGACAGTAACTGTGcctaagaagaagaagaagaagaagccggAAGTGAAGATCGTGGATATCTCCGGTTAA
- the LOC131005889 gene encoding 7-deoxyloganetic acid glucosyl transferase-like isoform X5, with product MSSKLEEELPPHVVIFPFPAQGHMNCMLNLAHLFCLTDFHVTFIVSEFSHRLLLSNTSVPATFAAYPGFQFRSIPDGLPDHHPRSGAKVADVVPAVTSHMVPLFKKMMAEEGFLASPHRRPATCFVADGFFTFAVDFAEENGIPLIYFRTPSASYFWAYFHVDDLIQAQEIPINEKSMDLLVKGIPGMEGFLRRRDLPGFFRTYDLNEPLLQSLAVATKQIVRAQAVIFNTFDDLEGPIVSLMLEKLPRIYTIGPIHEQQKSKLMEKKSEASAVAANFWAEDRSCIDWLSAQPRRSVIYVSFGSTTVVTREQLMEFWHGLVNSSQRFLWVMRPDSVAGKDGDGRVPAELAEGTKEKGYFVKWAPQEEVLNHPAVGGFLTHSGWNSTLESIVAGVPMICWPYFGDQTINSRFVSEVWKTGVDIKDTCDRLIIEEAIREVMVVRKDEFLERADGMAKMAKKAVERGGSSYRNLDALIEFIKSFIT from the exons ATGAGTTCCAAATTAGAAGAGGAGCTGCCGCCGCACGTGGTGATTTTCCCATTTCCGGCGCAGGGCCACATGAATTGCATGCTCAATCTCGCTCATCTCTTCTGCTTAACCGACTTCCACGTCACCTTCATCGTGTCGGAATTCAGCCACCGCCTCCTCCTCAGCAACACCTCCGTCCCCGCCACCTTCGCCGCCTATCCCGGCTTCCAGTTCCGGAGCATCCCCGACGGCCTCCCCGACCACCACCCCCGCTCCGGTGCAAAAGTAGCCGATGTCGTTCCCGCCGTCACGAGCCACATGGTCCCACTTTTCAAGAAAATGATGGCTGAGGAAGGCTTCCTCGCTTCCCCCCACCGTAGGCCGGCCACGTGCTTCGTCGCCGACGGCTTTTTCACTTTCGCCGTCGACTTCGCGGAGGAGAACGGCATTCCCTTGATCTATTTCCGAACTCCTAGCGCCTCCTACTTCTGGGCTTATTTTCATGTTGATGATCTCATTCAAGCTCAAGAAATTCCCATCAATG AGAAATCGATGGATTTATTAGTAAAAGGCATACCAGGAATGGAAGGATTCCTCCGCCGCCGCGACCTGCCGGGCTTCTTCCGCACCTACGACTTAAACGAGCCGCTTCTTCAGAGCTTAGCAGTGGCGACGAAGCAAATCGTACGAGCACAAGCAGTAATATTCAACACTTTCGATGATTTGGAGGGGCCGATCGTATCACTCATGCTCGAGAAATTGCCAAGAATCTACACCATCGGTCCAATCCACGAGCAGCAGAAATCAAAGCTGATGGAAAAGAAATCCGAGGCCTCGGCCGTCGCAGCCAATTTCTGGGCGGAGGATCGGAGCTGCATAGATTGGCTCAGCGCTCAGCCTCGGAGATCGGTGATCTATGTGAGCTTCGGGAGCACGACGGTCGTGACGAGAGAGCAATTGATGGAGTTCTGGCATGGTTTGGTGAATAGCTCGCAGAGATTCTTGTGGGTGATGCGGCCGGACTCCGTCGCCGGAAAAGACGGAGACGGCCGAGTTCCGGCGGAGCTGGCGGAGGGTACTAAAGAAAAGGGTTACTTTGTGAAGTGGGCCCCGCAGGAGGAGGTGCTCAACCATCCCGCGGTGGGAGGGTTCCTAACGCACAGTGGATGGAACTCGACTCTCGAGAGCATTGTTGCCGGCGTGCCGATGATCTGCTGGCCTTATTTTGGCGACCAAACTATTAATAGTAGGTTCGTGAGTGAGGTCTGGAAGACGGGCGTTGATATTAAAGATACGTGCGATAGATTGATTATTGAGGAGGCGATTAGAGAGGTTATGGTGGTGAGGAAGGATGAATTCTTGGAAAGGGCAGATGGTATGGCAAAAATGGCTAAGAAGGCTGTGGAAAGAGGAGGTTCGTCCTATAGGAATTTGGATGCTCTAATTGAGTTTATCAAGTCATTCATAacttga
- the LOC131006009 gene encoding 17.8 kDa class I heat shock protein-like yields the protein MSLIPSFFGNRRSNVFDPFSLDIWDPFEGFPLSSAAANFPSSARDTTAVANARIDWKETPEAHLFKVDVPGLKKEEVKVEVEDGGILQISGERSKEQEEKNDKWHRVERSSGKFLRRFRLPENAKLEQVKAAMENGVLTVTVPKEEVKKPEVKAIDISG from the coding sequence ATGTCTCTGATCCCGAGCTTCTTCGGCAACCGCCGCAGCAACGTGTTCGACCCATTTTCTCTCGATATTTGGGATCCCTTCGAGGGGTTTCCTCTCTCCAGCGCCGCCGCCAACTTCCCCTCCTCCGCCCGCGATACCACCGCGGTGGCCAACGCCCGCATCGACTGGAAGGAGACGCCGGAGGCCCATCTCTTCAAGGTTGATGTTCCCGGATtgaagaaagaggaagttaagGTCGAGGTGGAAGATGGCGGAATTCTGCAAATCAGTGGAGAGAGAAGCAAGGAGCAGGAGGAGAAGAATGATAAGTGGCACCGCGTGGAGAGGAGCAGCGGGAAGTTCCTCCGCCGCTTCAGGCTGCCGGAGAATGCCAAACTGGAGCAGGTGAAGGCGGCGATGGAGAATGGGGTGCTAACGGTGACAGTGCCTAAAGAGGAAGTGAAGAAACCAGAAGTCAAGGCCATTGATATCTCTGGTTAA
- the LOC131005889 gene encoding 7-deoxyloganetic acid glucosyl transferase-like isoform X3 has product MSSKLEEELPPHVVIFPFPAQGHMNCMLNLAHLFCLTDFHVTFIVSEFSHRLLLSNTSVPATFAAYPGFQFRSIPDGLPDHHPRSGAKVADVVPAVTSHMVPLFKKMMAEEGFLASPHRRPATCFVADGFFTFAVDFAEENGIPLIYFRTPSASYFWAYFHVDDLIQAQEIPINEKSMDLLVKGIPGMEGFLRRRDLPGFFRTYDLNEPLLQSLAVATKQIVRAQAVIFNTFDDLEGPIVSLMLEKLPRIYTIGPIHEQQKSKLMEKKSEASAVAANFWAEDRSCIDWLSAQPRRSVIYVSFGSTTVVTREQLMEFWHGLVNSSQRFLWVMRPDSVAGKDGDGRVPAELAEGTKEKGYFVKWAPQEEVLNHPAVGGFLTHSGWNSTLESIVAGVPMICWPYFGDQTINSRFVSEVWKTGVDIKDTCDRLIIEEAIREVMVVRKDEFLERADGMAKMAKKAVERGVEHGPLIQAQAQIHRSLKCEK; this is encoded by the exons ATGAGTTCCAAATTAGAAGAGGAGCTGCCGCCGCACGTGGTGATTTTCCCATTTCCGGCGCAGGGCCACATGAATTGCATGCTCAATCTCGCTCATCTCTTCTGCTTAACCGACTTCCACGTCACCTTCATCGTGTCGGAATTCAGCCACCGCCTCCTCCTCAGCAACACCTCCGTCCCCGCCACCTTCGCCGCCTATCCCGGCTTCCAGTTCCGGAGCATCCCCGACGGCCTCCCCGACCACCACCCCCGCTCCGGTGCAAAAGTAGCCGATGTCGTTCCCGCCGTCACGAGCCACATGGTCCCACTTTTCAAGAAAATGATGGCTGAGGAAGGCTTCCTCGCTTCCCCCCACCGTAGGCCGGCCACGTGCTTCGTCGCCGACGGCTTTTTCACTTTCGCCGTCGACTTCGCGGAGGAGAACGGCATTCCCTTGATCTATTTCCGAACTCCTAGCGCCTCCTACTTCTGGGCTTATTTTCATGTTGATGATCTCATTCAAGCTCAAGAAATTCCCATCAATG AGAAATCGATGGATTTATTAGTAAAAGGCATACCAGGAATGGAAGGATTCCTCCGCCGCCGCGACCTGCCGGGCTTCTTCCGCACCTACGACTTAAACGAGCCGCTTCTTCAGAGCTTAGCAGTGGCGACGAAGCAAATCGTACGAGCACAAGCAGTAATATTCAACACTTTCGATGATTTGGAGGGGCCGATCGTATCACTCATGCTCGAGAAATTGCCAAGAATCTACACCATCGGTCCAATCCACGAGCAGCAGAAATCAAAGCTGATGGAAAAGAAATCCGAGGCCTCGGCCGTCGCAGCCAATTTCTGGGCGGAGGATCGGAGCTGCATAGATTGGCTCAGCGCTCAGCCTCGGAGATCGGTGATCTATGTGAGCTTCGGGAGCACGACGGTCGTGACGAGAGAGCAATTGATGGAGTTCTGGCATGGTTTGGTGAATAGCTCGCAGAGATTCTTGTGGGTGATGCGGCCGGACTCCGTCGCCGGAAAAGACGGAGACGGCCGAGTTCCGGCGGAGCTGGCGGAGGGTACTAAAGAAAAGGGTTACTTTGTGAAGTGGGCCCCGCAGGAGGAGGTGCTCAACCATCCCGCGGTGGGAGGGTTCCTAACGCACAGTGGATGGAACTCGACTCTCGAGAGCATTGTTGCCGGCGTGCCGATGATCTGCTGGCCTTATTTTGGCGACCAAACTATTAATAGTAGGTTCGTGAGTGAGGTCTGGAAGACGGGCGTTGATATTAAAGATACGTGCGATAGATTGATTATTGAGGAGGCGATTAGAGAGGTTATGGTGGTGAGGAAGGATGAATTCTTGGAAAGGGCAGATGGTATGGCAAAAATGGCTAAGAAGGCTGTGGAAAGAGGAG TGGAGCATGGGCCGTTAATTCAAGCCCAAGCCCAAATTCATAGAAGCCTCAAATGCGAGAAGTGA
- the LOC131005889 gene encoding 7-deoxyloganetic acid glucosyl transferase-like isoform X2, producing MSSKLEEELPPHVVIFPFPAQGHMNCMLNLAHLFCLTDFHVTFIVSEFSHRLLLSNTSVPATFAAYPGFQFRSIPDGLPDHHPRSGAKVADVVPAVTSHMVPLFKKMMAEEGFLASPHRRPATCFVADGFFTFAVDFAEENGIPLIYFRTPSASYFWAYFHVDDLIQAQEIPINAEKSMDLLVKGIPGMEGFLRRRDLPGFFRTYDLNEPLLQSLAVATKQIVRAQAVIFNTFDDLEGPIVSLMLEKLPRIYTIGPIHEQQKSKLMEKKSEASAVAANFWAEDRSCIDWLSAQPRRSVIYVSFGSTTVVTREQLMEFWHGLVNSSQRFLWVMRPDSVAGKDGDGRVPAELAEGTKEKGYFVKWAPQEEVLNHPAVGGFLTHSGWNSTLESIVAGVPMICWPYFGDQTINSRFVSEVWKTGVDIKDTCDRLIIEEAIREVMVVRKDEFLERADGMAKMAKKAVERGVEHGPLIQAQAQIHRSLKCEK from the exons ATGAGTTCCAAATTAGAAGAGGAGCTGCCGCCGCACGTGGTGATTTTCCCATTTCCGGCGCAGGGCCACATGAATTGCATGCTCAATCTCGCTCATCTCTTCTGCTTAACCGACTTCCACGTCACCTTCATCGTGTCGGAATTCAGCCACCGCCTCCTCCTCAGCAACACCTCCGTCCCCGCCACCTTCGCCGCCTATCCCGGCTTCCAGTTCCGGAGCATCCCCGACGGCCTCCCCGACCACCACCCCCGCTCCGGTGCAAAAGTAGCCGATGTCGTTCCCGCCGTCACGAGCCACATGGTCCCACTTTTCAAGAAAATGATGGCTGAGGAAGGCTTCCTCGCTTCCCCCCACCGTAGGCCGGCCACGTGCTTCGTCGCCGACGGCTTTTTCACTTTCGCCGTCGACTTCGCGGAGGAGAACGGCATTCCCTTGATCTATTTCCGAACTCCTAGCGCCTCCTACTTCTGGGCTTATTTTCATGTTGATGATCTCATTCAAGCTCAAGAAATTCCCATCAATG CAGAGAAATCGATGGATTTATTAGTAAAAGGCATACCAGGAATGGAAGGATTCCTCCGCCGCCGCGACCTGCCGGGCTTCTTCCGCACCTACGACTTAAACGAGCCGCTTCTTCAGAGCTTAGCAGTGGCGACGAAGCAAATCGTACGAGCACAAGCAGTAATATTCAACACTTTCGATGATTTGGAGGGGCCGATCGTATCACTCATGCTCGAGAAATTGCCAAGAATCTACACCATCGGTCCAATCCACGAGCAGCAGAAATCAAAGCTGATGGAAAAGAAATCCGAGGCCTCGGCCGTCGCAGCCAATTTCTGGGCGGAGGATCGGAGCTGCATAGATTGGCTCAGCGCTCAGCCTCGGAGATCGGTGATCTATGTGAGCTTCGGGAGCACGACGGTCGTGACGAGAGAGCAATTGATGGAGTTCTGGCATGGTTTGGTGAATAGCTCGCAGAGATTCTTGTGGGTGATGCGGCCGGACTCCGTCGCCGGAAAAGACGGAGACGGCCGAGTTCCGGCGGAGCTGGCGGAGGGTACTAAAGAAAAGGGTTACTTTGTGAAGTGGGCCCCGCAGGAGGAGGTGCTCAACCATCCCGCGGTGGGAGGGTTCCTAACGCACAGTGGATGGAACTCGACTCTCGAGAGCATTGTTGCCGGCGTGCCGATGATCTGCTGGCCTTATTTTGGCGACCAAACTATTAATAGTAGGTTCGTGAGTGAGGTCTGGAAGACGGGCGTTGATATTAAAGATACGTGCGATAGATTGATTATTGAGGAGGCGATTAGAGAGGTTATGGTGGTGAGGAAGGATGAATTCTTGGAAAGGGCAGATGGTATGGCAAAAATGGCTAAGAAGGCTGTGGAAAGAGGAG TGGAGCATGGGCCGTTAATTCAAGCCCAAGCCCAAATTCATAGAAGCCTCAAATGCGAGAAGTGA